From Enterobacter pseudoroggenkampii, a single genomic window includes:
- the xylH gene encoding xylose ABC transporter permease XylH, whose translation MSKSNPSDIKVAVPTPGAFAGLKALNLQVFVMIAAIIVIMLFFTWMTDGSYLSARNVSNLLRQTAITGILAVGMVFVIISAEIDLSVGSMMGLLGGVAAIFDVWLGWPLPLTVAVTLVLGLVLGAWNGWWVAYRKVPSFIVTLAGMLAFRGILIGITNGTTVSPTSAAMSQIGQSYLSDSVGFTLGVIGLLAFVAWQWRGRMRRQALGLASPASTSVVGRQALTAVIVLGAIWLLNDYRGVPTPVLLLALLLLGGMFMATRTAFGRRIYAIGGNLEAARLSGINVERTKLAVFAINGLMVAIAGLILSSRLGAGSPSAGNIAELDAIAACVIGGTSLAGGIGSVAGAVMGAFIMASLDNGMSMMDVPTFWQYIVKGAILLLAVWMDSATKRRA comes from the coding sequence ATGTCGAAAAGCAATCCGTCTGATATCAAAGTCGCCGTTCCGACGCCCGGTGCGTTCGCGGGGCTAAAAGCGCTTAACCTGCAGGTTTTCGTGATGATCGCGGCGATTATCGTCATCATGCTGTTCTTTACCTGGATGACCGATGGCTCGTACTTAAGCGCGCGTAACGTCTCCAACCTGCTCCGCCAGACCGCCATCACCGGCATTCTCGCCGTGGGCATGGTGTTCGTGATTATCTCCGCGGAAATCGACCTGTCGGTTGGTTCGATGATGGGGCTCCTCGGCGGCGTGGCGGCGATTTTTGACGTCTGGCTCGGCTGGCCGCTGCCGCTGACCGTGGCGGTCACGCTGGTATTGGGGCTGGTACTGGGAGCCTGGAACGGCTGGTGGGTAGCCTACCGTAAAGTGCCGTCGTTCATCGTCACCCTGGCAGGGATGCTGGCCTTCCGCGGGATCTTAATCGGCATCACCAACGGCACTACCGTCTCCCCGACCAGTGCAGCCATGTCGCAGATTGGCCAGAGTTATCTCTCAGATAGCGTGGGTTTTACCCTCGGTGTGATTGGGTTACTGGCCTTTGTTGCGTGGCAGTGGCGTGGACGTATGCGCCGTCAGGCGCTGGGGCTGGCGTCGCCAGCATCCACGTCGGTAGTGGGACGTCAGGCGCTCACGGCGGTCATTGTGCTGGGCGCCATCTGGCTTTTAAACGACTATCGCGGTGTCCCGACCCCTGTCCTGCTGCTGGCGCTTTTACTGCTGGGCGGCATGTTTATGGCCACTCGCACCGCGTTTGGCCGCCGTATTTATGCCATTGGCGGCAACCTTGAAGCGGCCCGCCTCTCGGGTATCAATGTCGAGCGCACCAAGCTGGCGGTCTTCGCCATTAACGGCCTGATGGTCGCTATCGCCGGATTGATCCTCAGCTCGCGTCTCGGAGCCGGCTCTCCCTCCGCCGGTAACATCGCCGAGCTGGATGCTATCGCCGCCTGCGTTATTGGCGGCACCAGCCTCGCAGGGGGTATCGGTAGCGTGGCAGGTGCGGTCATGGGGGCATTTATCATGGCGTCGTTGGATAACGGGATGAGTATGATGGACGT
- a CDS encoding xylose ABC transporter ATP-binding protein translates to MPYLLEMKSITKRFGTVKAVDNVSLRLNPGEVVSLCGENGSGKSTLMKVLCGIYPHGSYEGEIVFAGEVIQATHIRDTERKGIAIIHQELALVKHLTVLENIFLGAEISRHGVLDYDTMTLRCEKLLAQVSLNISPDTRVGDLGLGQQQLVEIAKALNKQVRLLILDEPTASLTEQETAVLLNIIRDLQNHGIACIYISHKLNEVKAISDTICVIRDGQHIGTREAAGMSEDDIITMMVGRELTALYPNEPHATGDEVLRVENLTAWHPVNRHIKRVNNVSFSLHSGEILGIAGLVGAGRTEAVQCLFGVWPGRWEGTIYIDGQPVKIDNCQQAIARGIAMVPEDRKKDGIVPVMAVGKNITLAALDRFSGALSSLDDAAEQQCILQSLARLKVKTSSPELAIGRLSGGNQQKAILARCLLLNPRILILDEPTRGIDIGAKYEIYKLINQLVQQGIAVIVISSELPEVLGLSDRVLVMHEGKLKANLINQNLTQEQVMEAALRSERHVEKQSV, encoded by the coding sequence ATGCCTTATTTACTTGAAATGAAAAGCATCACCAAACGCTTCGGCACGGTGAAAGCCGTCGACAACGTCAGCCTCCGGTTGAACCCCGGCGAAGTGGTTTCGCTGTGCGGTGAGAACGGTTCGGGCAAGTCGACGCTGATGAAAGTGTTGTGCGGGATCTACCCACACGGCAGCTACGAAGGCGAAATCGTCTTTGCCGGTGAAGTTATCCAGGCGACACACATCCGCGATACCGAACGCAAAGGCATCGCCATCATCCACCAGGAGCTGGCGCTGGTGAAGCATCTCACCGTGCTGGAGAACATTTTCCTCGGGGCCGAAATTTCCCGCCACGGCGTGCTGGATTACGACACCATGACGCTCCGCTGCGAAAAGCTGCTGGCGCAGGTGAGCCTCAACATTTCACCGGATACCCGCGTGGGGGATCTGGGCCTCGGGCAACAGCAGCTGGTCGAAATCGCGAAAGCGCTCAATAAACAGGTCAGACTGTTGATCCTTGATGAGCCAACGGCCTCGCTCACCGAACAGGAAACTGCGGTTCTGCTCAATATCATCCGCGATCTGCAAAATCACGGCATCGCCTGCATCTATATTTCGCACAAGCTGAACGAGGTTAAAGCCATTTCGGACACCATCTGCGTAATCCGAGACGGGCAGCACATCGGCACGCGTGAAGCCGCCGGGATGAGCGAAGATGACATCATCACCATGATGGTGGGCCGCGAGCTGACGGCACTCTACCCGAATGAGCCCCACGCAACAGGTGATGAAGTGCTGCGCGTGGAAAATCTGACCGCGTGGCATCCCGTTAACCGCCACATCAAGCGTGTGAATAACGTCTCGTTTTCTCTGCACAGCGGCGAAATTCTCGGTATTGCCGGGTTAGTCGGCGCCGGGCGCACGGAGGCCGTACAGTGTCTGTTTGGCGTGTGGCCGGGACGCTGGGAGGGCACGATTTATATCGACGGCCAGCCGGTGAAAATCGACAACTGCCAGCAGGCGATTGCCCGCGGCATTGCCATGGTGCCGGAAGACCGCAAAAAAGACGGTATCGTGCCGGTTATGGCGGTGGGGAAAAATATTACGCTTGCGGCGCTCGATCGGTTCTCCGGCGCGTTGAGCAGCCTGGACGATGCCGCCGAGCAGCAGTGCATTCTCCAGTCACTTGCCCGGCTGAAGGTCAAAACCTCCTCACCAGAACTGGCCATTGGCCGTCTGAGCGGCGGCAACCAGCAGAAGGCGATTCTGGCGCGCTGCCTGCTTCTCAATCCACGCATTCTAATCCTTGATGAGCCCACGCGCGGGATTGATATCGGTGCCAAATATGAAATCTACAAACTGATTAATCAGCTTGTACAGCAAGGGATTGCCGTCATTGTCATTTCGTCTGAGTTACCCGAAGTGCTCGGCCTGAGCGACCGCGTGCTGGTCATGCACGAGGGAAAACTGAAAGCCAACCTGATTAACCAGAACCTGACGCAGGAGCAGGTGATGGAAGCCGCTTTAAGGAGCGAACGTCATGTCGAAAAGCAATCCGTCTGA
- the xylF gene encoding D-xylose ABC transporter substrate-binding protein, protein MKIKNLTLTLCSMLLLASFAGHAKEVKIGMAIDDLRLERWQKDRDIFVKKAESLGASVFVQSANGNEETQMSQIENMINRGVDVLVIIPYNGQVLSNVVKEAKQEGIKVLAYDRMINNADIDYYISFDNEKVGELQAQSLIDKVPQGNYFLMGGSPVDNNAKLFREGQMKVLKPYIDNGKIKVVGDQWADGWLPENALKIMENALTANNNKIDAVVASNDATAGGAIQALSAQGLAGKVAISGQDADLAGVKRIIAGTQTMTVYKPITQLANTAAEIAVELGNGKQPKADATLNNGLKDVPARLLTPIEVNKENIDATVVKDGFHKKSEL, encoded by the coding sequence ATGAAGATAAAGAACCTGACTCTAACGCTCTGCTCTATGCTCCTCCTTGCAAGCTTTGCAGGACATGCCAAAGAGGTCAAAATTGGCATGGCGATTGACGACCTGCGTCTGGAGCGCTGGCAAAAAGATCGCGATATTTTTGTTAAAAAAGCAGAATCCCTCGGCGCCAGCGTGTTTGTTCAGTCGGCTAACGGCAACGAAGAAACACAAATGTCGCAGATCGAGAATATGATCAACCGTGGCGTCGATGTGCTGGTCATTATCCCCTATAACGGCCAGGTATTAAGTAACGTGGTGAAAGAAGCCAAACAGGAAGGCATAAAAGTGCTGGCCTATGACCGCATGATTAATAATGCGGACATTGATTATTATATTTCGTTCGACAATGAAAAAGTCGGGGAATTACAGGCGCAAAGCCTGATCGACAAAGTACCTCAGGGCAATTATTTCCTGATGGGCGGCTCTCCGGTGGATAACAACGCCAAACTGTTCCGCGAAGGACAAATGAAGGTCCTTAAGCCGTATATCGACAACGGGAAAATTAAAGTGGTCGGGGATCAGTGGGCCGACGGCTGGCTGCCAGAAAACGCGCTGAAGATTATGGAAAACGCGCTGACGGCCAACAACAACAAAATTGATGCGGTTGTGGCCTCCAACGATGCCACCGCAGGCGGTGCTATCCAGGCCCTGAGTGCACAGGGGCTGGCCGGTAAAGTCGCCATTTCAGGACAGGATGCCGATCTGGCTGGCGTAAAACGCATTATCGCAGGCACCCAAACCATGACGGTCTACAAACCGATTACCCAGTTGGCCAATACGGCGGCGGAAATCGCCGTAGAGCTGGGCAATGGCAAACAGCCTAAAGCAGACGCAACGCTGAATAACGGGCTGAAAGACGTTCCGGCTCGCCTGCTCACACCGATTGAAGTCAACAAAGAGAACATTGACGCCACCGTGGTTAAAGACGGTTTCCACAAGAAGAGCGAACTGTAA
- the xylA gene encoding xylose isomerase: MQAYFDQLDRVRYEGPKTTNPLAFRHYNPDELVLGKRMEDHLRFAACYWHTFCWNGADMFGVGSFDRPWQQPGEAIELAKRKADVAFEFFHKLNVPYYCFHDVDVSPEGASLKEYLNNFAQMVDVLAAKQQQSGVKLLWGTANCFTNPRYGAGAATNPDPEVFSWAATQVVTAMNATHQLGGENYVLWGGREGYETLLNTDLRQEREQIGRFMQMVVDHKHKIGFRGTLLIEPKPQEPTKHQYDYDVATVYGFLKQFGLEKEIKVNIEANHATLAGHSFHHEIASAIALGIFGSVDANRGDAQLGWDTDQFPNSVEENALVMYEIIKAGGFTTGGLNFDAKVRRQSTDKYDLFYGHIGAMDTMALALKVAARMIEDGELDKRVAKRYSGWNSELGQQILKGQLSLAEIAKYAEQHLLAPQHQSGHQELLENLVNHYLFDK, from the coding sequence ATGCAAGCTTATTTCGACCAACTCGATCGTGTTCGTTACGAAGGCCCAAAAACGACCAATCCTTTAGCATTTCGTCACTACAATCCGGATGAGCTGGTGCTGGGTAAGCGCATGGAAGATCATCTGCGCTTTGCCGCCTGTTACTGGCATACCTTCTGCTGGAACGGCGCCGATATGTTCGGCGTGGGTTCCTTTGACCGCCCGTGGCAGCAGCCGGGTGAGGCCATTGAACTGGCGAAACGCAAAGCCGATGTCGCGTTTGAGTTCTTCCACAAGCTGAACGTGCCGTACTACTGTTTCCATGACGTGGACGTGTCACCGGAAGGCGCATCGCTGAAAGAGTATCTGAACAACTTTGCGCAGATGGTGGATGTGCTGGCGGCGAAACAGCAGCAAAGCGGCGTGAAGCTGCTGTGGGGCACGGCAAACTGCTTTACTAACCCTCGCTACGGCGCGGGCGCGGCAACCAACCCGGATCCAGAAGTGTTTAGCTGGGCGGCCACACAGGTGGTGACGGCAATGAACGCCACGCATCAGTTGGGCGGTGAAAACTATGTCCTGTGGGGCGGACGTGAAGGCTATGAAACCCTGCTCAACACCGATCTGCGTCAGGAGCGCGAGCAGATTGGCCGCTTTATGCAGATGGTTGTCGACCATAAGCACAAAATCGGCTTCCGCGGCACGCTGCTGATTGAGCCGAAGCCGCAAGAACCGACGAAGCACCAGTATGACTATGACGTGGCGACGGTGTATGGTTTCCTGAAGCAGTTCGGTCTGGAAAAAGAGATCAAAGTTAACATTGAAGCCAACCACGCCACGCTGGCGGGCCACTCTTTCCACCACGAGATCGCGTCTGCGATTGCGCTGGGCATCTTCGGCTCGGTCGATGCTAACCGCGGCGACGCGCAGCTGGGCTGGGACACCGACCAGTTCCCGAACAGCGTGGAAGAGAATGCGCTGGTAATGTACGAAATCATCAAAGCGGGCGGTTTCACTACCGGCGGCCTGAACTTTGATGCCAAAGTGCGTCGCCAGAGCACCGACAAATACGATCTGTTCTACGGCCACATTGGCGCGATGGACACCATGGCGCTGGCGCTGAAAGTGGCGGCACGTATGATTGAAGACGGCGAGCTCGATAAACGCGTGGCGAAGCGTTACAGCGGCTGGAACAGTGAGCTGGGCCAGCAAATTTTGAAAGGTCAGTTATCACTTGCGGAGATCGCGAAGTACGCTGAACAACATCTGCTGGCGCCGCAGCACCAGAGCGGGCATCAGGAACTGCTGGAAAATCTGGTCAATCACTACCTGTTCGATAAATAA
- the xylB gene encoding xylulokinase — protein sequence MYIGIDLGTSGVKAILLSEQGDVLATQTETLQVSRPHPLWSEQDPEQWWQATDRAIKTLGEQHSLRDVKALGIAGQMHGATLLDSEHRVLRPAILWNDGRCAEECALLEARVPTSREITGNLMMPGFTAPKLLWVQRHEPEIFRQVAKVLLPKDYLRFRMTGDFASDMSDAAGTMWLDVAKRDWSEAMLDACHLTREHMPALFEGCEVTGALLPDVAERWNMPAVPVVAGGGDNAAGAVGVGMVEAGQAMLSLGTSGVYFAVSDGYRSNPESAVHSFCHALPGKWHLMSVMLSAASCLDWAAKLTGMADVPALISAAQQADDAAGTVWFLPYLSGERTPHNNPEAKGVFFGLTHQHGPAELARAVLEGVGYALADGMDVVHDCGLKPTSVTLIGGGARSPYWRQMLSDISGLQLDFRTGGDVGPALGAARLAQIAIHPEQPLSQLLPQLTLEQAHVPDAVRHARYAERRDVFRKIYQLLLPLMS from the coding sequence ATGTATATCGGGATCGATCTTGGCACATCGGGTGTGAAAGCCATCCTGTTAAGCGAACAGGGCGACGTGTTAGCAACGCAGACGGAAACGCTGCAGGTTTCACGTCCGCATCCGCTGTGGTCGGAACAGGATCCGGAGCAGTGGTGGCAGGCGACGGATCGCGCAATCAAAACCTTAGGCGAGCAGCACAGCCTGCGCGACGTGAAAGCGCTGGGGATTGCCGGACAAATGCACGGCGCTACGCTGCTGGACAGCGAGCATCGCGTGTTGCGACCCGCCATTCTCTGGAACGATGGCCGCTGTGCAGAAGAGTGCGCGCTTCTTGAGGCGCGTGTACCCACGTCTCGTGAGATTACCGGCAACCTGATGATGCCCGGCTTTACCGCGCCCAAGCTGCTGTGGGTGCAGCGACACGAGCCGGAGATTTTCCGTCAGGTGGCGAAAGTCCTGCTGCCGAAAGACTATCTGCGCTTTCGTATGACGGGCGATTTTGCCTCCGACATGTCCGATGCCGCAGGCACCATGTGGCTCGACGTGGCGAAGCGCGACTGGAGCGAGGCGATGCTGGATGCCTGCCATCTGACCCGTGAACACATGCCCGCGCTGTTCGAAGGCTGTGAGGTGACGGGCGCACTGCTGCCAGACGTTGCAGAACGCTGGAATATGCCTGCCGTACCGGTGGTGGCTGGAGGTGGCGACAATGCCGCGGGTGCTGTCGGTGTCGGCATGGTTGAGGCGGGCCAGGCGATGCTGTCGCTGGGAACGTCTGGCGTCTATTTTGCCGTCAGCGATGGATATCGCAGTAATCCCGAAAGCGCTGTGCACAGTTTCTGTCATGCCCTTCCGGGTAAATGGCATTTGATGTCGGTGATGCTCAGCGCGGCGTCCTGCCTGGACTGGGCGGCAAAACTCACCGGCATGGCCGACGTTCCGGCGCTCATTTCTGCGGCGCAGCAGGCGGATGATGCTGCGGGTACCGTCTGGTTTTTACCGTATCTTTCCGGCGAACGTACGCCGCACAACAACCCGGAAGCGAAAGGGGTGTTCTTTGGCTTAACCCATCAGCATGGCCCGGCAGAACTGGCGCGTGCGGTTCTGGAAGGCGTGGGATATGCCCTGGCCGACGGGATGGACGTGGTGCACGACTGCGGCCTGAAACCGACGAGCGTCACCCTGATTGGCGGCGGTGCGCGAAGCCCTTACTGGCGACAGATGCTCTCGGATATCAGCGGTTTGCAGCTGGATTTCCGCACGGGAGGAGATGTTGGCCCCGCGCTCGGCGCCGCGCGTCTGGCGCAGATAGCCATTCATCCGGAACAACCGCTTTCGCAACTGTTGCCGCAGCTTACGCTTGAACAGGCGCATGTACCTGACGCGGTGCGCCATGCGCGATACGCGGAAAGGCGCGACGTGTTCCGCAAAATCTACCAGCTGCTGCTGCCGCTGATGTCGTAA
- a CDS encoding isochorismatase family protein, translating to MSRISLINIDTQQSFHHRNYWQEDDIPAFQQAMLGLIEGCQARGIPVVDIFHVDEDGPFTLESGFVKPMAFLRHQPDVVFQKHVHNAFTDTGLDRWLRERDINQLIICGIRTEQCCETTARVASDLGYAVTFVSEATLTFPMTYRGITLSAAEIRHRTETVLSGRFAEIKTVAETLESL from the coding sequence ATGTCACGCATTTCACTCATCAATATTGATACTCAGCAGTCATTTCACCACCGCAATTACTGGCAGGAGGACGACATTCCTGCCTTTCAGCAGGCGATGCTGGGGCTGATTGAAGGCTGCCAGGCGCGCGGTATTCCGGTCGTTGATATTTTTCATGTGGATGAAGACGGTCCCTTTACCCTGGAGAGCGGCTTTGTCAAACCGATGGCCTTTTTACGTCATCAGCCGGATGTGGTTTTCCAGAAACACGTCCATAATGCCTTCACGGATACCGGGCTCGATCGCTGGCTGCGCGAGCGTGATATCAACCAGCTGATTATCTGCGGCATTCGCACTGAGCAATGCTGCGAAACCACCGCCCGGGTGGCATCCGATCTGGGTTATGCTGTGACCTTTGTCAGTGAGGCAACGCTGACGTTTCCGATGACGTACAGGGGCATTACCCTTAGCGCAGCGGAAATTCGCCATCGTACCGAGACGGTACTTTCGGGGCGTTTTGCCGAGATTAAAACGGTAGCGGAGACGCTGGAGTCCCTGTAA
- a CDS encoding GlxA family transcriptional regulator has protein sequence MSIDVWFVMLPGVLSLDMTGPAETFVLAGDAFRLHYIGPQPEVPTSIGLTMSGIQPLPERLPEGSLLVLPGVSDSRSQFSTPQALQIQHWLMRLQPVIQRRDITVMCVCSGALLAAKSGLLNNRQCTTHHDVISRLRTAAPTATIKENRIFVQDENIWTSAGITSGIDLALHMINRLCGPEKALTVAREMVVWFRRSGDDPQLSPWLRYRNHLHPAIHRAQDALTAEPHKTWSLPDIAALAHVSPRHLTRLFQSHLGISVRDYLEQLRLAVAEQWLLQGRGVEQASLAAGFSSPRQYHRARQRSIS, from the coding sequence ATGAGCATCGACGTTTGGTTCGTGATGTTGCCCGGTGTGCTGTCATTAGACATGACCGGCCCGGCAGAGACCTTTGTGCTGGCTGGCGACGCGTTTCGTCTGCATTACATCGGCCCGCAACCGGAGGTTCCGACGTCGATAGGCCTGACGATGAGCGGCATCCAGCCGTTACCGGAAAGGCTTCCTGAGGGGAGCCTGCTGGTATTGCCCGGCGTGAGCGACTCCCGCAGTCAGTTTTCGACACCACAGGCGCTACAGATCCAGCACTGGCTGATGCGCCTGCAGCCGGTCATTCAGCGCCGGGATATCACGGTGATGTGCGTCTGTTCAGGCGCGCTGCTGGCTGCGAAATCGGGCCTGCTGAACAACCGGCAGTGTACAACCCACCATGACGTTATCAGCCGTTTACGCACCGCAGCCCCCACGGCGACGATTAAAGAAAACCGCATCTTTGTGCAGGACGAGAACATCTGGACCAGCGCGGGGATCACGTCGGGCATCGATCTGGCGCTGCATATGATTAACCGCCTGTGCGGCCCCGAAAAGGCGCTGACCGTGGCGCGTGAGATGGTGGTCTGGTTCCGCCGTTCCGGTGACGATCCCCAGCTATCTCCGTGGCTACGCTACCGCAATCATCTTCATCCGGCGATTCATCGGGCGCAGGATGCGCTCACCGCCGAGCCGCATAAAACGTGGAGTTTGCCTGACATTGCCGCACTGGCGCACGTTAGCCCGCGTCATCTCACCCGGCTTTTCCAGTCACATTTAGGGATTAGCGTTCGCGATTATCTGGAGCAGCTGCGTCTGGCGGTGGCGGAGCAATGGCTATTGCAGGGGCGCGGCGTGGAGCAGGCTTCACTGGCGGCAGGGTTTTCCTCCCCGCGCCAGTACCATCGCGCCCGGCAGCGAAGCATTAGCTGA
- a CDS encoding acyltransferase: MQSKINWIDNLRGIACLMVVMIHTTTWYVTNAHSISPVNWDIANILNSASRVSVPLFFMISGFLFFGERSAQPRHFIRIAACLGFYSAVALLYITLFTSINAGLSLKYVLQKPVFYHLWFFFAIIVIYLVSPLIQVKNVSGKMLLALMVVAGIIANPNTLSQKIDGFEWLPVNLYINGDTFYYVLYGMLGRAIGMMDTQKRGLNWLCGALFIAGVAVISRGTLHELQWRGNFADTWYLYCGPMVFICAVSLLTLAKNTLNARPVPVLSLISQHSLGIYGFHALVIHALRTRGIELKSWPALDIVWIFAATLAISLLLSMLLQKIDARRFVS, translated from the coding sequence ATGCAGTCAAAAATTAACTGGATTGATAACCTGCGAGGAATAGCCTGTCTGATGGTGGTCATGATCCACACGACGACCTGGTATGTCACGAATGCGCACAGCATCAGCCCCGTTAACTGGGATATCGCCAATATTCTCAACTCTGCGTCACGCGTCAGCGTGCCGCTGTTCTTTATGATTTCCGGCTTTCTCTTTTTTGGCGAACGCAGCGCGCAGCCGAGGCACTTCATTCGCATCGCGGCCTGCCTGGGGTTCTACAGTGCCGTTGCCTTGCTCTATATCACTCTGTTCACCTCAATAAACGCCGGACTATCGCTGAAATACGTGCTGCAAAAACCGGTGTTCTACCACCTGTGGTTCTTCTTCGCCATTATCGTTATCTATCTGGTCTCCCCGCTCATCCAGGTAAAAAACGTCAGCGGTAAAATGCTGCTGGCCCTGATGGTGGTGGCTGGCATTATTGCCAACCCGAATACGCTCTCACAGAAAATCGACGGATTTGAGTGGCTGCCGGTCAATCTCTATATCAACGGCGATACTTTTTACTACGTGCTTTACGGCATGCTGGGGCGTGCCATCGGGATGATGGATACGCAAAAACGCGGTCTGAACTGGCTCTGCGGGGCGCTGTTTATCGCTGGGGTGGCGGTGATTTCACGCGGGACGCTGCACGAGCTGCAGTGGCGCGGCAATTTTGCCGATACCTGGTATCTGTATTGCGGGCCGATGGTCTTTATCTGTGCCGTCTCGCTGCTCACGCTCGCCAAAAACACCCTGAACGCGCGTCCCGTGCCCGTGCTGAGTCTTATCTCGCAGCACTCTCTCGGGATTTACGGTTTTCACGCGCTGGTGATCCACGCGCTGCGCACGAGAGGCATTGAGCTAAAAAGCTGGCCGGCGCTGGATATCGTCTGGATTTTTGCCGCCACGCTGGCGATCAGCCTGCTGCTGTCGATGCTGCTGCAAAAAATCGACGCTCGCCGCTTCGTCAGCTAA
- a CDS encoding YsaB family lipoprotein, whose protein sequence is MMMKRVASLFLLLILAGCSAPQEAPVQKAQQGKMSPERSLNMEALCKDRAARRYNSDVQKIDVTGFERFQGSYELRGHTSRKEGFVCSFDADGQFLHLSMR, encoded by the coding sequence ATGATGATGAAGCGTGTGGCGTCACTCTTTCTGCTGTTGATCCTGGCGGGATGCAGTGCGCCACAGGAAGCCCCTGTGCAAAAAGCGCAGCAGGGTAAAATGAGCCCGGAACGTTCACTGAATATGGAAGCGCTCTGTAAAGATCGGGCCGCTCGACGCTATAACTCGGACGTGCAGAAAATTGACGTTACCGGCTTTGAACGTTTTCAGGGCAGCTATGAGCTGCGGGGCCATACGTCGCGCAAAGAGGGCTTTGTCTGCTCGTTTGATGCGGACGGTCAGTTTTTACACCTCTCCATGCGCTAG
- the glyQ gene encoding glycine--tRNA ligase subunit alpha has protein sequence MQKFDTKTFQGLILTLQDYWARQGCTIVQPLDMEVGAGTSHPMTSLRALGPEPMATAYVQPSRRPTDGRYGENPNRLQHYYQFQVVIKPSPDNIQELYLGSLKELGMDPTIHDIRFVEDNWENPTLGAWGLGWEVWLNGMEVTQFTYFQQVGGLECKPITGEITYGLERLAMYIQGVDSVYDLVWSDGPLGKTTYGDVFHQNEVEQSTYNFEYADVDFLFTCFEQYEKEAQQLLALETPLPLPAYERILKAAHSFNLLDARKAISVTERQRYILRIRTLTKAVAEAYYASREALGFPMCNRNK, from the coding sequence ATGCAAAAGTTTGATACCAAGACCTTCCAGGGCCTGATCCTGACCTTACAGGATTACTGGGCTCGTCAGGGCTGTACCATTGTTCAACCTTTGGACATGGAAGTCGGCGCCGGCACTTCACACCCGATGACCAGCTTACGCGCGTTGGGTCCAGAGCCAATGGCGACTGCTTATGTGCAGCCTTCCCGTCGTCCGACCGATGGTCGTTACGGTGAGAACCCGAACCGTCTGCAGCATTACTATCAGTTCCAGGTGGTGATTAAGCCATCACCCGACAACATTCAGGAACTGTACCTCGGGTCGCTGAAAGAGCTGGGTATGGATCCAACCATCCACGACATCCGTTTCGTGGAAGATAACTGGGAAAACCCAACGCTGGGTGCCTGGGGTCTGGGTTGGGAAGTGTGGCTGAACGGCATGGAAGTGACCCAGTTCACCTACTTCCAGCAGGTGGGTGGTCTGGAATGTAAGCCGATCACCGGTGAAATCACCTACGGTCTGGAACGTCTGGCGATGTACATTCAGGGCGTAGACAGCGTTTACGACCTGGTCTGGAGCGACGGCCCGCTGGGTAAAACCACCTACGGCGACGTGTTCCATCAGAACGAAGTGGAGCAATCCACCTATAACTTCGAATACGCGGACGTGGACTTCCTGTTCACCTGCTTCGAGCAGTATGAGAAAGAAGCGCAGCAGCTGCTGGCGCTGGAGACTCCGCTGCCGCTGCCTGCCTACGAGCGTATTCTGAAGGCCGCCCACAGCTTCAACCTGCTGGACGCCCGCAAAGCCATCTCCGTGACTGAACGTCAGCGCTACATCCTGCGTATTCGTACCCTGACCAAAGCCGTTGCAGAAGCTTACTACGCGTCCCGTGAAGCCCTTGGCTTCCCGATGTGCAACCGAAACAAATAA